One window from the genome of Cryptococcus neoformans var. neoformans JEC21 chromosome 12 sequence encodes:
- a CDS encoding expressed protein codes for MSVLDPFLIAHPPARATHLSAQAEEAPFEVYCIVCDKRIVQIEASEKGKEGEKKSKKKMAGGTIRVKNPDGTTTTRNANGKVIRPPLKRNPNSAARTAVTNAAKGQCLTRTETNEGVVSPSESPQSKKSPPLSSSPPFKSAIYCSRECMETDAGRSTEVYKDLARTMSFDFSNTFFSPDENVPVTDQGKSPNAPPSPLFVSGSDTESSTSNSAGLTRDHNTSSSAPKIMDYFRFSKEDSDRTWNEIERQRRSSMQPAVRRPAPSTESLTSLWHQEAELGQSSSGGGKLRAMTPLHGCVSNKERRPSGSAERSAPIPVRPIPRSNMSHTSLVGSSSSYRSTALPVDLGSAPSHTLGLLHSYASAFSVRSSNNTPSSYTQRGFVYPDGTVVPSSVSPPMAASRTDSTSSITRPVGGTIKARKSEPTWDSFGKVEVQAHNERIHRRSGAGANACTDSTPVAVPRRRRDISSGPSENTPRQNLEREGSNWKITYVVPAGVERQTTVKRSQGPACSLPPDRYHPQGVLIPRSSAQLSTSNSTAYGSHTPSSRHMPLRAATSAAFPDIGGLKVSDDKIVPVPSSQSVPRRIGFNWDQAKGVKTYEIPGKVDRNPKGLFYFQ; via the exons ATGTCTGTCTTAGACCCATTTCTTATCGCCCATCCTCCGGCGAGGGCGACACACTTGAGCGctcaagcagaagaagcgcCTTTTGAGGTGTATTGTATAGTGTGTGACAAGCGGATAGTGCAAATAGAGGCTAgcgagaaggggaaggagggtgagaagaagtccaagaagaagatggctgGTGGAACTATCAGG GTCAAGAACCCCGATGGGACAACAACTACGCGAAATGCTAATGGCAAAGTGATTCGTCCACCGCTCAAGCGGAATCCGAATTCCGCTGCGCGTACAGCCGTTACCAACGCTGCGAAAGGTCAATGTCTCACTCGAACAGAGACTAACGAAGGCGTTGTATCTCCATCAGAATCTCCTCAATCCAAGAAATCCCCTCCATTATCCAGCAGTCCACCTTTTAAATCCGCGATCTACTGCAGCCGAGAATGTATGGAGACGGATGCTGGCAGGTCAACAGAGGTTTACAAGGACCTCGCGCGCACCATGTCCTTTGACTTCTCCAAcactttcttctctcctgaCGAAAATGTTCCCGTCACCGACCAAGGTAAAAGCCCCAATGCTCCCCCATCGCCATTGTTTGTCTCTGGTAGTGATACCGAATCATCAACTTCGAACTCTGCCGGTTTGACACGTGACCACAACACTTCGTCATCTGCTCCCAAGATCATGGATTACTTTCGATTCTCCAAAGAGGATTCTGATCGGACGTGGAACGAGATTGAGAGGCAGAGGCGAAGCTCGATGCAGCCCGCTGTACGTCGTCCTGCTCCTAGCACTGAGAGCTTGACGAGCTTGTGGCATCAAGAGGCTGAACTGGGACAATCATCaagtggtggaggaaagTTGAGGGCGATGACTCCCTTGCATGGTTGTGTATCAAACAAAGAACGACGTCCTTCTGGCAGTGCTGAGCGCTCTGCTCCAATTCCTGTTCGACCTATCCCACGATCTAACATGAGCCACACATCACTTGTCggctcatcatcctcttaCCGCTCCACCGCTCTTCCTGTCGATCTCGGCTCTGCTCCTTCGCACACTCTCGGTCTCTTGCATTCTTATGCTTCAGCTTTTTCAGTTCGAAGCTCTAACAACACTCCTAGCAGCTATACTCAACGCGGCTTTGTTTATCCTGATGGTACTGTTGTGCCCTCATCCGTTTCTCCTCCGATGGCCGCCTCGAGAACAGATAGCACCTCCAGTATCACACGCCCTGTGGGAGGGACTATCAAGGCCAGGAAGAGCGAGCCGACATGGGATAGCTTTGGAAAGGTGGAAGTGCAGGCGCACAACGAGAGAATACACCGTCGGTCCGGTGCCGGTGCCAATGCGTGTACCGACTCTACTCCTGTTGCTGTGCCTCGACGCAGGCGAGACATCTCTTCCGGTCCGTCTGAGAACACCCCGAGGCAGAACttggagagggaagggagtAACTGGAAGATCACGTATGTTGTGCCGGCAGGTGTCGAGAGGCAGACTACGGTGAAAAGAAGTCAAGGACCGGCGTGTTCTTTGCCACCCGATAGGTATCATCCCCAAGGTGTTCTTATCCCTCGCTCCTCTGCCCAATTATCAACATCCAATTCCACCGCCTACGGTTCTCACACCCCGTCTTCGCGTCATATGCCCCTTCGCGCTGCTACATCCGCAGCTTTCCCTGATATCGGCGGCTTGAAAGTTTCGGACGACAAAATCGTCCCAGTGCCCAGCTCGCAGAGCGTGCCAAGGAGGATCGGGTTCAACTGGGACCAGGCCAAGGGCGTGAAGACGTATGAGATTCCAGGAAAGGTGGATAGGAACCCCAAGGGACTGTTCTACTTCCAGTAG